One window of the Actinomycetota bacterium genome contains the following:
- a CDS encoding roadblock/LC7 domain-containing protein codes for MPDLRKVLEELVATGTVRAALVVGRDGFIIETAGEDATHLEAVGAIAPSSLGAAEVIGLELAQGPMAQAMFEFEKGAILMSAVGSDAILVSILPAGANLGKARYDIRKFLPAIESSL; via the coding sequence TTGCCCGATCTGAGGAAGGTACTCGAGGAACTCGTGGCCACGGGAACGGTGAGAGCGGCTCTCGTAGTGGGAAGGGACGGTTTCATCATCGAGACGGCGGGAGAGGATGCAACCCACCTGGAGGCCGTGGGCGCCATAGCCCCAAGCTCCCTTGGGGCTGCCGAGGTGATCGGACTGGAGCTGGCCCAGGGACCGATGGCGCAGGCGATGTTCGAATTCGAAAAGGGAGCCATACTGATGAGCGCGGTGGGCAGCGACGCTATCCTGGTTTCCATCCTGCCCGCGGGAGCCAACCTGGGCAAGGCGAGGTACGACATCCGGAAGTTTCTCCCTGCCATAGAGAGCTCTCTCTGA
- the alaS gene encoding alanine--tRNA ligase, with the protein MRSDEIRDRFLEFFRERGHRVVKSSSLIPDDPTLLLTNAGMVQFKPFFLALQKPDFTRATTCQKCVRTTDIEKVGHTARHLTFFEMLGNFSFGDYYKREAIPWAWEFLTGVMGLDPGRMYCSVFREDDEAYEIWRDVVGVPEDRLVRLGEEDNFWDMGTTGPCGPCSEIIYDQGEEYGCGRPDCRVGCDCDRYLELWNLVFMQFDRDAEGGLHPLPSKNIDTGLGLERLASVMQGVASNFETDLLAPVLQAVCDLGGVSYGRGGESDISVKIVADHARAFTFLVGDGVLPSNEDRGYILRRLIRRAVRHGRLLGIEEIFLPRLVDVVLEIMGDAYPELKRDRSFIVSIVRGEEERFSQTLRSGLVYLAGTMEDLRREGKRTVPGEAVFYLHDTLGFPLELTRELAREEGLELDEEGFEALMREQRERARAARVEEGYSAQEQEIYAEILDNYGESHFTGYETMSDRARLMAVVRDGRAVSEAAQGDEVELFLDRTPFYGEKGGQVGDTGLIASPSGEAQVLDTVHPTRGLTAHRARVVRGRLVAGEEVEASVDRERRMAIRRNHTATHLLHNALRHVLGDHAKQAGSLVEPHRLRFDFTHYAPLTREELARVEEMANRAVMEDYPVRAYVTTYEYALSINAVALFGEKYEDYVRVVEVDELSRELCGGTHVARTGEIGMLVVVSEAGIGANMRRIEALTGSEAYRYVRRRRDMLEEMASSLKVDVEKLPERLSRLQQRVKELESELRRREKEEMSSLVDGGISWRESEVAGGLLLTAEVRDLDPQALRELAERTLARRKAKAVSIAAVQGGKANIVVHLSRELVEKGLSAVELARRAAALLGGGGGGRPDMAVGGGSQAGRVAEALQEVTEEIRRGLGDGHA; encoded by the coding sequence TTGCGCAGCGACGAGATAAGGGACAGGTTCCTGGAGTTCTTCCGGGAGAGGGGACACCGCGTGGTGAAGAGCTCCTCCCTCATACCCGATGACCCCACCCTGCTTCTGACCAACGCGGGCATGGTGCAGTTCAAGCCCTTCTTCCTCGCCCTCCAGAAGCCGGACTTCACGCGGGCCACCACCTGCCAGAAGTGCGTGCGCACCACGGACATCGAGAAGGTGGGTCACACGGCGCGTCACCTCACCTTCTTCGAGATGCTGGGCAACTTCAGCTTCGGCGATTACTACAAGCGTGAGGCCATACCGTGGGCGTGGGAGTTCCTGACCGGCGTGATGGGGCTGGACCCCGGACGCATGTATTGCTCCGTTTTCAGGGAGGACGACGAGGCCTACGAGATCTGGAGAGACGTGGTGGGCGTTCCGGAAGACCGCCTCGTCCGCCTGGGCGAGGAGGACAACTTCTGGGACATGGGCACCACCGGTCCGTGCGGCCCCTGCTCGGAGATAATCTACGACCAGGGGGAGGAGTACGGATGCGGCAGGCCCGATTGCCGCGTGGGATGCGACTGCGACCGCTACCTCGAGTTGTGGAACCTGGTCTTCATGCAGTTCGACCGCGACGCAGAGGGCGGCCTGCACCCCCTGCCCTCGAAGAACATCGACACGGGACTGGGACTGGAGCGGCTCGCCTCGGTCATGCAGGGGGTAGCCAGCAACTTCGAGACGGACCTGCTGGCGCCGGTGTTGCAGGCCGTATGTGACCTCGGCGGCGTGAGCTACGGGAGGGGCGGGGAAAGCGACATATCGGTGAAGATAGTGGCCGACCACGCGCGCGCCTTCACCTTCCTGGTGGGCGACGGCGTGCTGCCGTCCAACGAGGATCGAGGGTATATACTGCGCAGGCTGATACGGCGCGCGGTGCGCCACGGGCGGCTGCTGGGGATAGAGGAGATCTTCCTCCCCCGCCTGGTGGACGTGGTGCTGGAGATCATGGGAGACGCATACCCCGAACTGAAGCGGGACCGCTCCTTCATCGTCTCCATAGTGCGCGGCGAGGAAGAGAGGTTCTCGCAGACGCTGCGCAGCGGGCTCGTCTACCTGGCCGGGACCATGGAGGACCTGCGCAGGGAGGGGAAGCGCACGGTGCCGGGCGAGGCGGTGTTCTACCTCCACGACACCCTGGGTTTTCCGCTGGAGTTGACGCGGGAGCTGGCGCGTGAGGAGGGCTTGGAGCTGGATGAGGAGGGGTTTGAGGCCCTCATGCGGGAGCAGAGGGAGAGGGCGCGGGCGGCGCGCGTGGAAGAGGGTTATTCCGCCCAGGAGCAGGAGATATACGCCGAGATACTGGACAACTACGGCGAGAGCCATTTCACGGGGTACGAGACCATGAGCGACCGCGCGAGGCTAATGGCCGTGGTCAGGGACGGCCGCGCGGTATCCGAGGCGGCGCAGGGGGATGAGGTGGAGCTCTTCCTCGACCGCACCCCCTTTTACGGGGAGAAGGGCGGCCAGGTGGGCGATACCGGGTTGATAGCATCCCCTTCCGGAGAGGCGCAGGTGCTCGATACGGTGCATCCGACGCGAGGCCTCACCGCCCACCGCGCGCGGGTCGTCCGCGGCAGGCTCGTGGCGGGCGAAGAGGTGGAGGCCAGCGTGGACCGTGAGCGCCGCATGGCCATAAGGCGCAACCATACCGCCACGCACCTCCTGCACAATGCCCTGCGGCACGTTCTGGGAGACCATGCCAAGCAGGCGGGCTCCCTCGTGGAACCCCACAGGCTCCGCTTCGACTTCACCCATTACGCCCCACTGACCCGCGAGGAGTTGGCAAGGGTGGAGGAGATGGCCAACAGGGCCGTCATGGAGGATTACCCGGTGAGGGCATACGTCACCACCTACGAGTACGCGTTGAGCATCAACGCCGTCGCCCTCTTCGGCGAGAAATACGAGGATTACGTGCGGGTGGTGGAGGTGGACGAGCTGAGCCGCGAGCTCTGCGGGGGTACCCACGTGGCGAGGACGGGAGAGATCGGCATGCTGGTGGTGGTGAGCGAGGCGGGTATCGGCGCCAACATGCGGCGCATCGAGGCCCTGACCGGCAGCGAAGCCTACCGCTACGTGCGCCGCCGCCGCGACATGCTGGAGGAGATGGCATCCTCGCTCAAGGTCGACGTGGAGAAGTTGCCCGAGAGGTTGAGCCGGCTGCAGCAGCGCGTGAAGGAGCTGGAGAGCGAGCTGCGCAGGAGGGAGAAGGAGGAGATGTCCTCGCTGGTGGACGGGGGCATATCCTGGCGGGAGAGCGAGGTCGCGGGGGGGCTTCTCCTCACCGCGGAGGTGAGGGACCTCGACCCCCAGGCCTTGCGGGAGCTCGCCGAGAGGACCCTGGCGAGGAGGAAGGCGAAGGCGGTGAGCATCGCCGCCGTGCAGGGAGGCAAGGCGAACATCGTGGTCCACCTCTCGCGGGAACTGGTTGAAAAGGGGCTCAGCGCCGTGGAGCTGGCGAGGAGGGCGGCCGCGCTGCTGGGAGGGGGGGGCGGCGGCAGGCCGGACATGGCCGTGGGCGGCGGTTCCCAGGCGGGGAGGGTGGCGGAAGCCCTCCAGGAGGTGACCGAGGAGATAAGGCGGGGCCTGGGAGACGGGCATGCGTAG
- the mltG gene encoding endolytic transglycosylase MltG, giving the protein MTGNGEREPVEGRGDDALPVSSRQAWEEHGGQGDGGEKGRCPAGRHVTRTRVLEAGATETRAERRARVRRRRRIAVFLLALLLSATLCAVLYLHYFCPTKGEEPVHVTIEEGESASQIAAKLHEKGIITSASIFRLLAWLQGRQGRFKSGHYLFYTGMRYGEVFAALEAGPNYQLRLTLPEGLTVAETAAQVEKALGIPREEFLRVAGSGIFECSFIPPEMRGNLEGFLFPKTYDLPPESDAQGVIETLLRQFEAEASELDWSRTEALSITPYQAVIVASLVEREAMRDDERPLVAAVVYNRLRRDMFLQIDATVQYALPSWKAVLTYEDLKTPSPYNTYLHKGLPPAPICSPGLASLRAALEPAEVDYLYYVATGDGGHFFTSDYAEFLRVKEEVQGN; this is encoded by the coding sequence TTGACGGGGAACGGCGAGCGTGAGCCCGTGGAAGGCCGCGGCGATGACGCCCTTCCCGTGTCCTCGCGGCAGGCCTGGGAGGAGCATGGTGGTCAGGGCGATGGAGGCGAGAAGGGGCGATGCCCCGCCGGAAGACACGTTACGCGTACGCGGGTCCTCGAGGCGGGAGCGACGGAGACGAGGGCGGAGAGGAGGGCGCGCGTACGGCGCAGGAGGCGCATCGCCGTCTTCCTGCTGGCGCTGCTCCTTTCGGCGACGTTATGCGCAGTCCTTTACCTGCACTATTTCTGCCCCACGAAGGGGGAGGAACCCGTTCACGTGACCATCGAAGAGGGCGAATCTGCCTCGCAGATCGCCGCAAAGCTGCACGAGAAAGGCATCATCACCTCGGCCAGCATCTTCCGGCTGCTGGCGTGGCTGCAGGGAAGGCAGGGCAGGTTCAAGTCCGGCCACTACCTCTTCTACACCGGCATGAGGTACGGGGAGGTGTTCGCGGCCCTGGAGGCGGGACCCAATTACCAGCTGCGCCTCACCCTGCCCGAGGGGCTCACGGTGGCGGAGACGGCCGCTCAGGTGGAGAAGGCCCTGGGGATACCGCGCGAGGAATTCCTGCGCGTGGCCGGAAGCGGTATCTTCGAGTGTTCCTTCATCCCGCCCGAGATGCGCGGGAACCTCGAGGGCTTCCTCTTTCCCAAGACCTACGACCTGCCGCCGGAAAGCGACGCGCAAGGGGTGATAGAGACCCTCCTGAGGCAATTCGAGGCGGAGGCTTCGGAACTGGACTGGTCGCGCACGGAAGCGCTGTCAATTACGCCCTACCAGGCGGTGATCGTCGCCTCCCTCGTCGAGCGGGAGGCAATGCGCGACGACGAGAGACCCCTGGTGGCGGCGGTGGTATACAACCGCCTGCGCAGGGACATGTTCCTGCAGATAGACGCCACGGTGCAGTACGCCCTCCCCTCATGGAAGGCGGTGCTCACCTACGAGGACCTTAAGACGCCGTCCCCCTACAACACCTACCTGCATAAAGGGCTGCCGCCCGCCCCGATCTGCAGCCCGGGCCTTGCGAGCCTGCGGGCCGCACTGGAGCCCGCGGAGGTCGACTACCTGTACTACGTGGCCACGGGTGACGGCGGCCATTTCTTCACGTCCGATTACGCGGAGTTCCTGCGCGTGAAGGAGGAGGTGCAGGGGAACTGA
- a CDS encoding DUF4388 domain-containing protein: MALKGSLKDFSLPDLFQLLNFSKKNGTLNLTRGQARGYICFRNGEVFFATTNWKRQSLGMKLLGAGIINKAQLDEALEMQKKEARGQRLGQLLIRMGYITKEQLEVFVEEQIQDAVFEMLRWTDGEFDFQPGMVFPEEDIGLSISTEELIMEGSRRLDEWNRIEKKIPHLDVVFRMTSMQGREAAQISLTPEEWMVLTHVDGEKTVRQIVEQTGMSTLHACKILYGLISSGLLENVTPDLEEKEADRRLERLAEELEKEAGAEEVVEVPDLEEALLSGGREEGAATEAESAVTGAPELVEEPAESAVDRELTRGGVPLLEEEAALTGAGEAEPELSEAIGSVMDMLEVEAVPRGETAAREVGVPGVAEAREAALAGERAQGAAGGEEAAVLPGITAEGMAEEVLEGAATGMVEAVEIELGDEMEGEILIEEAPVAPEVEVVEELMEAEAVTEAAAEEGAEEAAEEAVKGAVQEVAVEEAAEEAAEEGPATVGEAPLPGSLQVLEEEKRKEEQVVEEMKRATLEETLEAERVLEIDTKEAELEELKRKISSLLPEGMELEEPEAEEKEEKVPGTPAVTALPFEGEKMTRESAEARAAKRAYLEKKYGKIARLAGEEEIPELEPEQIPEEWKSHLQKTIGPRAEEPAAAGETRAPAIDPARILESRLRAGEPVAAPQGEAVLREESEAEEAGVAVSGEPGAPEKAGDEVVEEVAQSFHELSGAGGVAAGLPLEELAEEPLLPAGAPRPEGADADILERVMLEDIPVEEKEAVAAAPIEEREETEKEPLLPAGAPRPEGADADILERVMLEDIPVEEKLAILEGHAEIEELISLVSEPEASSTETFFDIGEKEEAPAAAAGGEVEDDLLKEIEELEREILEAQATAAAGAPGIEEELEALERELLAGGGETGTGEPPAGVVREVETPPAAGETLETAPPPQEAPFTAMPEAMTPPVAETPPPAVAPVVEPAAEAAEVPPVLEAPQPLDLLEKLVETPPAAGETLETAPPPQEAPFTAMPEAMTPPVAETPPPAVAPVVEPAAEAAEVPPVLEAPQPLDLLEKLVETPPAAGETLETAPPPQEAPFTAMPEAMTPPVAETPPPAVAPVVEPAAEAAEVPPVLEAPQPLLERLTGPEGPAAGAVAEPAREALEEAGLEAQRETAAAPGEYARGAEEEYEEGYEPEGYSLERELAELTGAAVPQPTKKIKIPVKPKGEEGGVEEIDRGKPVPKVKRDKAVTKSIIMRIIDGIKRL, from the coding sequence ATGGCTCTGAAGGGAAGTTTAAAGGATTTCAGCCTCCCGGACCTGTTCCAGTTGCTGAATTTCAGCAAGAAGAACGGGACGCTCAACCTCACGCGGGGACAGGCGAGGGGTTACATATGCTTCCGCAACGGGGAGGTCTTCTTCGCCACCACCAACTGGAAGAGGCAGTCCCTGGGCATGAAGCTGCTCGGAGCCGGCATCATCAACAAGGCGCAGCTGGACGAGGCGCTCGAAATGCAGAAGAAGGAGGCGCGCGGGCAACGGCTGGGGCAGCTTCTCATACGCATGGGTTACATCACCAAGGAGCAGCTCGAGGTCTTCGTGGAGGAGCAGATACAGGACGCCGTTTTCGAGATGCTGCGCTGGACGGACGGCGAGTTCGACTTTCAACCGGGCATGGTCTTCCCCGAGGAAGACATAGGCCTCTCCATAAGCACCGAGGAGCTCATCATGGAGGGCTCCCGGCGCCTGGACGAGTGGAACCGTATCGAGAAGAAGATACCCCACCTGGACGTGGTCTTCCGCATGACCTCCATGCAGGGGAGGGAAGCCGCGCAGATAAGCCTGACGCCCGAGGAGTGGATGGTGCTCACCCACGTGGACGGGGAGAAGACGGTGCGCCAGATAGTGGAGCAGACGGGGATGAGCACCCTGCACGCCTGCAAGATACTCTACGGCCTCATCAGCTCCGGGCTGCTGGAGAACGTCACCCCCGACCTGGAGGAGAAGGAGGCCGACCGGAGGCTGGAGCGGCTGGCGGAGGAGCTGGAGAAGGAGGCGGGAGCTGAGGAGGTCGTCGAGGTACCGGATCTCGAGGAGGCGCTTCTCTCCGGAGGTAGGGAGGAGGGGGCGGCCACGGAGGCGGAGAGCGCCGTGACGGGGGCGCCGGAGCTTGTGGAAGAGCCCGCGGAGAGCGCGGTGGACAGGGAGCTGACGAGAGGCGGCGTACCCCTGCTCGAGGAAGAAGCGGCCCTCACCGGGGCCGGGGAGGCGGAGCCGGAGCTGAGCGAGGCCATCGGGTCGGTGATGGACATGCTGGAGGTGGAGGCCGTTCCCCGGGGGGAGACGGCCGCCCGTGAAGTGGGCGTACCCGGAGTCGCCGAAGCGCGGGAGGCGGCACTCGCGGGGGAACGGGCGCAAGGGGCTGCCGGCGGGGAAGAGGCCGCCGTTCTTCCGGGTATAACGGCGGAGGGCATGGCGGAGGAAGTCCTGGAGGGCGCCGCCACCGGGATGGTGGAGGCGGTGGAGATAGAGCTGGGCGACGAGATGGAGGGCGAGATCCTCATCGAGGAAGCGCCCGTCGCGCCGGAGGTGGAAGTCGTCGAGGAGCTGATGGAAGCGGAAGCGGTCACGGAGGCGGCGGCGGAAGAAGGGGCGGAAGAGGCCGCCGAGGAGGCCGTGAAAGGAGCCGTGCAAGAGGTCGCCGTGGAAGAGGCCGCCGAGGAGGCCGCCGAAGAAGGGCCCGCAACCGTCGGGGAAGCCCCCCTTCCCGGCTCTCTCCAGGTCCTCGAGGAGGAGAAGAGGAAGGAAGAGCAGGTGGTCGAGGAGATGAAGCGGGCCACCCTGGAGGAGACGCTGGAGGCGGAGCGGGTCCTCGAGATCGACACCAAGGAAGCCGAGCTGGAGGAGCTGAAGCGCAAGATAAGCTCCCTCCTTCCCGAGGGCATGGAGTTGGAGGAGCCCGAGGCGGAGGAAAAGGAGGAGAAGGTCCCCGGTACCCCCGCAGTGACCGCCCTCCCCTTCGAGGGGGAGAAGATGACCAGGGAGAGCGCGGAGGCGAGGGCCGCGAAACGGGCTTACCTGGAGAAGAAGTACGGGAAGATCGCCAGGTTGGCCGGCGAGGAGGAGATACCCGAGCTCGAGCCGGAGCAGATACCCGAGGAATGGAAGAGCCACCTCCAGAAGACCATCGGGCCGAGAGCAGAGGAACCGGCTGCAGCGGGCGAGACGCGCGCACCCGCTATCGACCCCGCCAGGATCCTGGAGAGCAGGTTGCGGGCGGGAGAACCGGTCGCCGCGCCGCAAGGGGAGGCAGTATTACGGGAGGAGTCCGAGGCCGAGGAGGCGGGCGTCGCCGTGTCCGGAGAGCCCGGCGCTCCCGAGAAGGCAGGAGATGAGGTAGTGGAGGAAGTCGCGCAGTCCTTTCATGAGTTGAGCGGTGCGGGGGGAGTCGCCGCCGGGCTGCCGTTGGAAGAGCTTGCGGAAGAGCCGCTCCTTCCTGCCGGCGCGCCGCGGCCGGAGGGTGCCGATGCGGACATCCTGGAGAGGGTGATGCTCGAGGACATCCCCGTGGAGGAGAAGGAGGCCGTGGCCGCGGCTCCCATCGAGGAGCGGGAGGAGACGGAGAAAGAGCCGCTCCTTCCTGCCGGCGCGCCGCGGCCGGAGGGTGCCGACGCGGACATCCTGGAGAGGGTTATGCTCGAGGACATCCCCGTTGAAGAGAAACTGGCCATCCTGGAAGGTCATGCCGAGATAGAGGAGCTCATCTCGCTCGTATCGGAACCTGAGGCCTCCTCCACGGAGACCTTCTTCGATATAGGAGAGAAAGAGGAAGCGCCCGCCGCCGCTGCAGGCGGCGAGGTGGAAGACGACCTGCTCAAGGAGATAGAGGAGCTGGAGAGGGAGATACTCGAGGCGCAGGCCACCGCCGCGGCGGGAGCGCCGGGCATCGAGGAGGAACTGGAGGCCCTGGAGAGGGAGCTGCTCGCAGGAGGGGGCGAAACGGGCACCGGCGAGCCTCCCGCCGGGGTCGTAAGGGAGGTGGAGACGCCGCCCGCCGCGGGGGAGACCCTCGAAACCGCGCCTCCGCCGCAGGAAGCCCCCTTCACGGCCATGCCGGAAGCGATGACGCCGCCCGTGGCGGAGACGCCGCCCCCCGCGGTGGCACCGGTGGTGGAGCCGGCGGCGGAAGCTGCCGAGGTCCCTCCCGTCTTGGAGGCGCCGCAGCCCCTCGACCTCCTGGAGAAGCTGGTGGAGACGCCGCCCGCCGCGGGGGAGACCCTCGAAACCGCGCCTCCGCCGCAGGAAGCCCCCTTCACGGCCATGCCGGAAGCGATGACGCCGCCCGTGGCGGAGACGCCGCCCCCCGCGGTGGCACCGGTGGTGGAGCCGGCGGCGGAAGCTGCCGAGGTCCCTCCCGTCTTGGAGGCGCCGCAGCCCCTCGACCTCCTGGAGAAGCTGGTGGAGACGCCGCCCGCCGCGGGGGAGACCCTCGAAACCGCGCCTCCGCCGCAGGAAGCCCCCTTCACGGCCATGCCGGAAGCGATGACGCCGCCCGTGGCGGAGACGCCGCCCCCCGCGGTGGCACCGGTGGTGGAGCCGGCGGCGGAAGCTGCCGAGGTCCCTCCCGTCTTGGAGGCGCCGCAGCCGCTGCTGGAACGGTTGACGGGCCCTGAAGGACCGGCGGCGGGGGCTGTGGCGGAACCTGCACGGGAGGCCCTGGAGGAAGCGGGCCTGGAGGCGCAGCGGGAGACGGCGGCGGCTCCCGGGGAGTACGCCAGGGGAGCGGAGGAGGAATACGAGGAAGGATACGAGCCGGAAGGATACTCCCTGGAGCGGGAGCTCGCTGAGTTGACGGGGGCGGCGGTGCCGCAGCCCACCAAGAAGATAAAGATACCAGTGAAACCGAAAGGAGAAGAGGGCGGGGTGGAGGAAATAGATAGGGGAAAGCCTGTGCCCAAGGTTAAGAGGGACAAGGCGGTGACCAAGAGCATCATCATGCGCATAATCGACGGTATCAAGAGATTGTAA
- a CDS encoding nickel-dependent hydrogenase large subunit → MAELVVDPVTRINGTATLRIVSEEAAPPEARFSAFGYRGFERIVSGAHLENLLPLVSRICGCDSVFHQVGAAMAVEKALGVETPPRLRALRELAMHGQLFERHAVSLSVHGLPDLLFPSSDPSLRNIVSIYRVDEEVVRRLLGIKSLGTTVLREVGGSAVHPVNFRPGGAARDITEEGRERLRSQLEEARPLLVETARLIKLLLRRSEELASRMGNVPVPSLALRGAGGMTLLGGNAVIASPEGAESTVLSHGELANKLLEENSPHSHVRPASLEGHGELRVGPLARINVNGSYGTPLADEELAEVRAQWGFPVHACLVGHALRVLEMIHAWERMRELLEEPPQGEISVAVSPAPGRGAAVLEAPEGMMVYEVEVTGEGLVKDVRLITPLQFNLRVLESSLAKVAGEMGLEGEPRTTDVLQMVVRAYAPCVPCGLH, encoded by the coding sequence TTGGCTGAGCTGGTGGTGGATCCCGTCACCAGGATAAACGGGACCGCAACCCTCCGTATAGTGAGCGAGGAGGCGGCCCCGCCCGAGGCGCGTTTCTCGGCCTTCGGTTACCGGGGGTTCGAAAGGATCGTATCCGGCGCACACCTTGAGAACCTCCTGCCCCTGGTCTCCCGCATCTGCGGGTGCGATTCCGTTTTTCACCAGGTGGGCGCGGCCATGGCCGTGGAGAAGGCGCTGGGGGTGGAAACGCCGCCGCGCCTGCGTGCCCTCCGCGAGCTGGCCATGCACGGGCAGCTTTTCGAGCGCCACGCGGTGTCCCTTTCCGTGCACGGGCTGCCCGACCTGCTCTTCCCCTCCTCGGACCCGAGCCTGCGCAACATCGTGAGCATCTACAGGGTGGACGAGGAGGTGGTGCGCAGGCTGCTGGGCATCAAGTCCCTGGGGACCACGGTCCTGAGGGAGGTGGGAGGAAGCGCCGTCCACCCCGTGAATTTCCGACCCGGCGGCGCCGCCCGGGACATCACGGAGGAGGGCAGGGAGAGGTTGCGTTCGCAACTGGAGGAGGCCAGGCCCCTCCTGGTGGAGACGGCCCGCCTCATCAAGTTGCTCCTCAGGAGAAGCGAGGAGCTGGCGAGCAGGATGGGGAACGTGCCCGTCCCCTCCCTCGCCCTGCGCGGCGCGGGGGGGATGACGCTGCTCGGCGGCAACGCGGTGATCGCTTCCCCGGAGGGCGCAGAAAGTACGGTGCTCTCTCACGGGGAGCTCGCGAACAAGCTGCTGGAGGAGAACTCCCCCCACAGTCATGTGAGGCCAGCAAGCCTGGAGGGTCACGGGGAGCTGCGTGTCGGGCCCCTCGCCAGGATAAACGTCAACGGTAGTTATGGGACTCCCTTGGCGGACGAGGAGCTCGCGGAGGTCAGGGCTCAGTGGGGGTTTCCCGTCCATGCCTGCCTGGTGGGACACGCTTTGCGCGTCCTGGAGATGATACATGCCTGGGAGAGGATGCGGGAGCTGCTGGAGGAGCCCCCGCAGGGCGAGATATCCGTGGCGGTGTCGCCGGCGCCCGGCAGGGGGGCCGCCGTGCTGGAGGCGCCCGAGGGCATGATGGTCTACGAGGTGGAGGTGACGGGGGAGGGCCTGGTGAAGGACGTGAGGCTGATCACGCCCCTGCAGTTCAATCTGCGCGTGCTCGAGAGTTCCCTGGCGAAGGTCGCGGGGGAGATGGGGCTCGAGGGAGAGCCGAGGACAACGGATGTACTGCAGATGGTGGTCAGGGCTTATGCCCCGTGTGTCCCCTGCGGCCTGCATTGA
- a CDS encoding roadblock/LC7 domain-containing protein has product MNTILRELRSGMPEIEAAVLISSDAMALASDVSDDADEEMIGALSASVLSMGERAARDLKRGALEQVYVKGDQGYLLLVHCGPDALLSLLVKPEAKLGVVFMEAKRTAEELEKLFQ; this is encoded by the coding sequence ATGAACACCATCCTGAGGGAGCTCAGGTCGGGCATGCCGGAGATCGAGGCCGCGGTGCTCATCAGCTCGGACGCCATGGCCCTGGCGTCGGACGTTTCGGACGATGCCGACGAGGAGATGATAGGAGCCCTCTCGGCCTCCGTGCTGAGCATGGGAGAGAGGGCGGCCCGCGATCTCAAGCGCGGTGCGCTGGAGCAGGTCTATGTGAAGGGCGACCAGGGCTATCTCCTCCTGGTCCACTGCGGGCCGGACGCCTTGCTGTCGCTCCTGGTGAAGCCGGAGGCGAAACTGGGCGTGGTCTTCATGGAAGCGAAGAGGACGGCGGAAGAGCTGGAGAAGTTGTTCCAATGA
- the ruvX gene encoding Holliday junction resolvase RuvX, protein MRSLGLDIGERRVGVAVSDPLGVHAYPLETLHDIDPEALREYVSGKVAEGVREVVIGLPLTMRGREGAQAAVARRYAEALRALPSLEVILWDERLSTVEATRRLREGGKRRRRAGVDAEAASLVLQSYLDGKRKAERD, encoded by the coding sequence ATGCGTAGCCTGGGGCTGGATATCGGCGAGCGCCGCGTGGGGGTGGCCGTTTCCGACCCGTTGGGAGTGCATGCCTATCCCCTGGAGACCCTGCACGACATTGACCCGGAGGCCTTGCGGGAGTACGTATCCGGTAAGGTGGCGGAAGGCGTGCGGGAGGTGGTGATAGGGCTTCCTCTCACCATGCGCGGCAGGGAAGGAGCCCAGGCGGCCGTGGCGCGCAGGTACGCGGAAGCGCTGCGGGCGCTGCCGTCCCTCGAGGTGATCCTCTGGGACGAGAGGCTGTCCACGGTGGAGGCGACGAGGAGGCTGCGCGAGGGAGGGAAACGGCGCCGGCGCGCAGGGGTGGACGCGGAAGCCGCCTCCCTCGTCCTGCAGTCGTACCTGGACGGGAAGAGGAAGGCGGAACGGGATTGA
- a CDS encoding 4Fe-4S binding protein — MTAPQVNAGRCIGCWECLDACPQVKNTEYPVFARGDGVPEVVNPDSCIGCLSCLEACRAEALTVAGLGAGTHSWDERTKAKCRAVF, encoded by the coding sequence ATAACGGCGCCGCAGGTAAACGCCGGGAGGTGCATAGGCTGCTGGGAATGCCTGGATGCCTGTCCCCAGGTGAAGAACACGGAATATCCGGTCTTCGCCAGGGGCGACGGCGTGCCTGAGGTCGTCAACCCGGACAGCTGCATAGGCTGCCTCAGCTGCCTGGAGGCCTGTCGCGCGGAGGCCCTGACCGTCGCCGGCTTGGGGGCGGGGACCCACTCGTGGGACGAGAGGACGAAGGCCAAGTGCAGGGCCGTCTTCTGA
- a CDS encoding roadblock/LC7 domain-containing protein — MAESREERLRNALSELVAKSAEVDAAAVVSMDGLVMASVLPNTLEEDRLGAMSAALLSLGERTSEELGRGELAQVFVEGNAGYVFLMAAGEDAVLTALVRKGSKLGLVLYDVKGAAKKIAEIIKSEFRIEYE, encoded by the coding sequence TTGGCGGAATCGAGGGAGGAAAGACTGCGCAACGCACTCAGCGAGCTGGTCGCGAAGTCCGCGGAGGTGGATGCGGCCGCGGTGGTGAGCATGGATGGTCTGGTCATGGCGTCGGTACTTCCCAACACGCTCGAGGAGGACAGGCTGGGTGCCATGTCGGCCGCCCTCCTGAGCCTGGGGGAGAGGACGTCCGAGGAGCTCGGGCGCGGGGAGCTGGCGCAGGTCTTCGTCGAGGGAAACGCGGGCTACGTATTCCTCATGGCCGCCGGGGAGGACGCGGTGCTCACGGCCCTGGTCCGCAAGGGGAGCAAGCTGGGCCTGGTGCTCTACGACGTCAAGGGAGCGGCGAAGAAGATAGCCGAGATAATCAAGTCGGAATTCCGCATCGAATACGAGTGA